One Hordeum vulgare subsp. vulgare chromosome 4H, MorexV3_pseudomolecules_assembly, whole genome shotgun sequence DNA window includes the following coding sequences:
- the LOC123449154 gene encoding ankyrin-3-like isoform X2 yields MDGSCFEMRLGIETALRRALPYGGLPGNDSPQMAFFDAATGGDLRRLRELASGKDAEEKAWLADVCIQGLGPLQAAARLGRVDVCRCFVEELGFDINAGSQIGVTALAAAALDGKMDVVRYLLDNGADPNKKDDPGSVPLHCAAKFGHHEAARLLLSRGASVDIAYFHGTPLHIAAYYGKDSVMKVLLEHHADPNKVSEVLGTPLVAALSATCEGLPESTSLKCVKLLVECGAMPIQIAASCGRRKHVDLLFPLTSPIRTIPNWTVDGILANAKSKHSKPRDEEDDVNTKVQLKLCAEKAVKRKDYRGASMFYTEAIELDPTDATLYSNRSLCHMQMTEVDMALLDANTCIELRPGWLKGYYRKGVALEYKEACDVFMAGLKLDPGNAEMEKALREAVEAMKKDHFARKSFKPSD; encoded by the exons ATGGACGGCTCGTGCTTTGAAATGAGGCTCGGCATCGAGACCGCTCTTCGACGCGCGCTTCCGTACGGCGGGCTTCCCGGGAATGACTCGCCGCAGATGGCCTTCTTCGATGCGGCCACCGGGGGCGACCTCCGCCGCCTCAGGG AGTTGGCGAGCGGCAAGGACGCGGAGGAGAAGGCGTGGCTTGCCGATGTGTGCATCCAAGGTCTTGGGCCGCTTCAGGCCGCCGCGCGCCTGGGAAGAGTTGATGTGTGCAGGTGCTTCGTGGAGGAGCTCGGCTTCGACATCAATGCTGGAAGCCAAATTG GTGTAACTGCGTTGGCTGCTGCTGCATTGGATGGAAAAATGGATGTTGTTAGGTACCTTCTTGACAATGGGGCAGATCCAAATAAGAAAGACGACCCAGGCTCTGTCCCTCTTCACTGTGCTGCAAAATTTG GGCATCATGAAGCAGCAAGACTATTGCTATCTAGAGGAGCTAGCGTTGATATAGCTTATTTTCATGGGACACCACTACATATTGCTGCTTACTATGGGAAGGACAGTGTCATGAAAGTCTTATTGGAGCACCATGCAGAT CCGAACAAGGTTTCAGAAGTTTTGGGTACACCATTGGTTGCAGCTCTAAGTGCTACTTGTGAAGGACTGCCCGAGTCTACTTCATTGAAGTGTGTGAAACTGCTTGTCGAG TGTGGAGCCATGCCAATACAAATCGCAGCAAGCTGTGGAAGAAGAAAGCATGTGGACCTACTATTTCCTTTAACTTCTCCTATTCGAACTATACCAAACTGGACTGTTGATGGAATTCTTGCTAATGCTAAATCAAAACACTCCAAGCCCAGG GACGAGGAAGATGATGTCAATACAAAAGTCCAGCTAAAATTATGCGCTGAGAAAGCTGTTAAGAGAAAGGACTATCGTGGCGCGTCAATGTTCTACACCGAG GCAATTGAGCTGGACCCGACTGATGCAACACTGTATTCAAATAGGAGCCTGTGCCATATGCAAATGACTGAAGTAGATATGGCTTTGCTTGATGCTAATACTTGCATTGAATTGCGCCCTGGATGGTTGAAAGGCTACTACAGGAAGGGAGTTGCtctt GAGTACAAAGAAGCATGTGATGTTTTTATGGCTGGACTGAAGCTGGACCCTGGAAATGCCGAGATGGAGAAAGCATTACG GGAGGCTGTTGAGGCAATGAAAAAGGACCACTTCGCTAGGAAAAGCTTCAAACCATCCGATTAG
- the LOC123449154 gene encoding ankyrin-3-like isoform X3, which produces MDGSCFEMRLGIETALRRALPYGGLPGNDSPQMAFFDAATGGDLRRLRELASGKDAEEKAWLADVCIQGLGPLQAAARLGRVDVCRCFVEELGFDINAGSQIGVTALAAAALDGKMDVVRYLLDNGADPNKKDDPGSVPLHCAAKFGHHEAARLLLSRGASVDIAYFHGTPLHIAAYYGKDSVMKVLLEHHADCGAMPIQIAASCGRRKHVDLLFPLTSPIRTIPNWTVDGILANAKSKHSKPRDEEDDVNTKVQLKLCAEKAVKRKDYRGASMFYTEAIELDPTDATLYSNRSLCHMQMTEVDMALLDANTCIELRPGWLKGYYRKGVALEYKEACDVFMAGLKLDPGNAEMEKALREAVEAMKKDHFARKSFKPSD; this is translated from the exons ATGGACGGCTCGTGCTTTGAAATGAGGCTCGGCATCGAGACCGCTCTTCGACGCGCGCTTCCGTACGGCGGGCTTCCCGGGAATGACTCGCCGCAGATGGCCTTCTTCGATGCGGCCACCGGGGGCGACCTCCGCCGCCTCAGGG AGTTGGCGAGCGGCAAGGACGCGGAGGAGAAGGCGTGGCTTGCCGATGTGTGCATCCAAGGTCTTGGGCCGCTTCAGGCCGCCGCGCGCCTGGGAAGAGTTGATGTGTGCAGGTGCTTCGTGGAGGAGCTCGGCTTCGACATCAATGCTGGAAGCCAAATTG GTGTAACTGCGTTGGCTGCTGCTGCATTGGATGGAAAAATGGATGTTGTTAGGTACCTTCTTGACAATGGGGCAGATCCAAATAAGAAAGACGACCCAGGCTCTGTCCCTCTTCACTGTGCTGCAAAATTTG GGCATCATGAAGCAGCAAGACTATTGCTATCTAGAGGAGCTAGCGTTGATATAGCTTATTTTCATGGGACACCACTACATATTGCTGCTTACTATGGGAAGGACAGTGTCATGAAAGTCTTATTGGAGCACCATGCAGAT TGTGGAGCCATGCCAATACAAATCGCAGCAAGCTGTGGAAGAAGAAAGCATGTGGACCTACTATTTCCTTTAACTTCTCCTATTCGAACTATACCAAACTGGACTGTTGATGGAATTCTTGCTAATGCTAAATCAAAACACTCCAAGCCCAGG GACGAGGAAGATGATGTCAATACAAAAGTCCAGCTAAAATTATGCGCTGAGAAAGCTGTTAAGAGAAAGGACTATCGTGGCGCGTCAATGTTCTACACCGAG GCAATTGAGCTGGACCCGACTGATGCAACACTGTATTCAAATAGGAGCCTGTGCCATATGCAAATGACTGAAGTAGATATGGCTTTGCTTGATGCTAATACTTGCATTGAATTGCGCCCTGGATGGTTGAAAGGCTACTACAGGAAGGGAGTTGCtctt GAGTACAAAGAAGCATGTGATGTTTTTATGGCTGGACTGAAGCTGGACCCTGGAAATGCCGAGATGGAGAAAGCATTACG GGAGGCTGTTGAGGCAATGAAAAAGGACCACTTCGCTAGGAAAAGCTTCAAACCATCCGATTAG
- the LOC123449154 gene encoding poly [ADP-ribose] polymerase tankyrase-2-like isoform X1 — protein MDGSCFEMRLGIETALRRALPYGGLPGNDSPQMAFFDAATGGDLRRLRELASGKDAEEKAWLADVCIQGLGPLQAAARLGRVDVCRCFVEELGFDINAGSQIGVTALAAAALDGKMDVVRYLLDNGADPNKKDDPGSVPLHCAAKFGHHEAARLLLSRGASVDIAYFHGTPLHIAAYYGKDSVMKVLLEHHADPNKVSEVLGTPLVAALSATCEGLPESTSLKCVKLLVEAGADVNCTNPDTALVVATTYGLTDCIKYLLKAGADPNIPNSHCGAMPIQIAASCGRRKHVDLLFPLTSPIRTIPNWTVDGILANAKSKHSKPRDEEDDVNTKVQLKLCAEKAVKRKDYRGASMFYTEAIELDPTDATLYSNRSLCHMQMTEVDMALLDANTCIELRPGWLKGYYRKGVALEYKEACDVFMAGLKLDPGNAEMEKALREAVEAMKKDHFARKSFKPSD, from the exons ATGGACGGCTCGTGCTTTGAAATGAGGCTCGGCATCGAGACCGCTCTTCGACGCGCGCTTCCGTACGGCGGGCTTCCCGGGAATGACTCGCCGCAGATGGCCTTCTTCGATGCGGCCACCGGGGGCGACCTCCGCCGCCTCAGGG AGTTGGCGAGCGGCAAGGACGCGGAGGAGAAGGCGTGGCTTGCCGATGTGTGCATCCAAGGTCTTGGGCCGCTTCAGGCCGCCGCGCGCCTGGGAAGAGTTGATGTGTGCAGGTGCTTCGTGGAGGAGCTCGGCTTCGACATCAATGCTGGAAGCCAAATTG GTGTAACTGCGTTGGCTGCTGCTGCATTGGATGGAAAAATGGATGTTGTTAGGTACCTTCTTGACAATGGGGCAGATCCAAATAAGAAAGACGACCCAGGCTCTGTCCCTCTTCACTGTGCTGCAAAATTTG GGCATCATGAAGCAGCAAGACTATTGCTATCTAGAGGAGCTAGCGTTGATATAGCTTATTTTCATGGGACACCACTACATATTGCTGCTTACTATGGGAAGGACAGTGTCATGAAAGTCTTATTGGAGCACCATGCAGAT CCGAACAAGGTTTCAGAAGTTTTGGGTACACCATTGGTTGCAGCTCTAAGTGCTACTTGTGAAGGACTGCCCGAGTCTACTTCATTGAAGTGTGTGAAACTGCTTGTCGAG GCAGGTGCAGATGTAAATTGTACTAATCCCGATACTGCCTTGGTAGTGGCAACTACTTACGGATTAACTGACTGCATTAAGTACTTGCTAAAGGCTGGTGCAGATCCTAATATCccaaatagtcat TGTGGAGCCATGCCAATACAAATCGCAGCAAGCTGTGGAAGAAGAAAGCATGTGGACCTACTATTTCCTTTAACTTCTCCTATTCGAACTATACCAAACTGGACTGTTGATGGAATTCTTGCTAATGCTAAATCAAAACACTCCAAGCCCAGG GACGAGGAAGATGATGTCAATACAAAAGTCCAGCTAAAATTATGCGCTGAGAAAGCTGTTAAGAGAAAGGACTATCGTGGCGCGTCAATGTTCTACACCGAG GCAATTGAGCTGGACCCGACTGATGCAACACTGTATTCAAATAGGAGCCTGTGCCATATGCAAATGACTGAAGTAGATATGGCTTTGCTTGATGCTAATACTTGCATTGAATTGCGCCCTGGATGGTTGAAAGGCTACTACAGGAAGGGAGTTGCtctt GAGTACAAAGAAGCATGTGATGTTTTTATGGCTGGACTGAAGCTGGACCCTGGAAATGCCGAGATGGAGAAAGCATTACG GGAGGCTGTTGAGGCAATGAAAAAGGACCACTTCGCTAGGAAAAGCTTCAAACCATCCGATTAG